In Gilliamella sp. B3022, the sequence ACAATTTCAAATTCCATGTTTGATAAAAAATACCAATAATCCTGACGCACAAGGCACACTTATTGGTGCAAATGTTGTCGATTCTACCACCCCTGTAAAAGGGATCACTAATTTAAATAATATGGCTATGATTAACGTTTCTGGTCCTGGTTTAAAAGGTATGGTTGGGATGTCAGCTCGAGTTTTTTCGGCAATGTCTTATGCAGGAATATCTGTAGTTCTTATCACTCAATCATCATCTGAATACAGTATTAGTTTTTGTGTACCACAATCTGAACTTTTTCGTGCAAAAGAAGCGTTGAGCGATGAATTCTTTTTAGAATTAAAAGATGGATTACTTGAACCGATTGAAATTATTGAAAGATTGGCTATTATCTCAGTTGTGGGTGATGGTATGCGGACTTTACGTGGATTATCAGCTAATTTCTTTACTGCATTAGCTAGAGCAAATATCAATATTGTCGCTATTGCACAAGGTTCATCTGAACGTTCAATTTCAGTTGTAGTTGATAACGATGTTGCGGTAATGGGTGTCCGAGTTGCTCATCAAATGCTATTTGGTACAGATAAAATGCTTGATGTCTTTATAATTGGTGTTGGTGGTGTTGGTGGTGCACTTGTTGATCAAATTGGTCGTCAACAAAAATGGCTTAAAAACAAACAGATTGATTTGCGGGTATGTGGTTTATTTAATTCAAAACACAGTGTGCTTGATCGAGATGGTATTATTCTTGATAATTGGCGTGAACAAATCAAACAGAGTGAAACGAAATACACGTTAGATAGTATTATTGAATTTGCCAAAAATAACCGATTACTTAACCCAATTTTAGTCGATTGTACTTCAAGCAGCGAAGTATCGGACAAATACGCCGACTTTTTAGCTAATGGTTTCCATGTGGTTACTCCAAATAAAAAAGCAAATACAAGCTCTATGGCCTATTATTTGCGCTTACGCCAAGAAGCAGAAAAAAGTAAACGAAAATTCTTATATGATACTAATGTAGGTGCAGGATTGCCGGTAATTGAAAACTTACAAAATTTACTAAATGCCGGTGACGATCTTATTAAATTCTCTGGGATATTATCTGGCTCACTTTCTTTCATTTTCGGTAAGCTTGATGAAGGAATGTCATTGTCTGAAGCAACTAAATTGGCTAAAGAGAAAGGTTTTACTGAGCCAGATCCTCGTGATGATCTATCGGGAACAGATGTAGCAAGAAAATTACTTATTTTAGCGCGAGAAGCTGGATTACAGCTTGAACTCGATCAAATTAATGTCGAATCTGTGCTACCTACTGAATATTCACAAGGCAATATTGATGAATTTATGATTAAATTGCCGCAATTAGATTCTGAATTTAAAACGAAATCTGAACAAGCTTCAAAAAAGGGAAAAGTGTTACGTTATGTTGGTAGTATAGAAAACAATCAATGTAGTGTTAGAATTGAGGCCGTTGATAGTGAAGACCCTCTTTATAAAGTTAAGAATGGCGAAAACGCTTTAGCGTTTTACACTCGTTATTATCAACCAATTCCATTAGTACTACGTGGTTATGGAGCTGGTAATGAGGTAACTGCTGCTGGTGTTTTTGCTGATATTTTACGTACTACATCGGGTAAAATCGGAGGTTAAATGAGTTATAAATCTTTAACAGTATATGCGCCAGCATCAATGGCTAATATCAGTGTTGGTTTTGATATTTTAGGTGCAGCTATTAATCCGATCAGTGGTGTAATGTTAGGTGATCTTATTACAGTTGAAACTGCAACCGAATTTTCCCTCACAAGTAAAGGAATATTTGTTAAAAAATTACCAAGCGATCCTAAATACAATATTGTATATCAATGCTGGCAGCGCTTTTGTGAAGTAATGGGTAAAACGCTACCAGTCAGTATTACGCTTGAAAAAAATATGCCAATTGGTTCAGGATTAGGATCGAGCGCATGTTCGGTAGTGGGAGCACTGGTTGCTTTAAATGAGTTTTATGATAAACCATTTAATGAGTTTGAAATGCTTTCAATGATGGGTGAACTTGAAGGTCGGATATCTGGGAGCGTGCATTACGATAATGTCGCACCGTGTTATTTGGGTGGAATGCAACTTATCCTTGATGAAATGGGCATTATTAGTGAATCCATTCCACATTTTGATAATTGGTATTGGATAATGGCTTATTCTGGTATCAAGATATCGACAGCTCAAGCACGAGCTATTCTGCCTGCGCAATATCAAAAGGCAGATTGCATCGCTCATGGTCGATATGTCGGTGGTTTCATTCATGCTTGTTACACGAATCAACCAAAACTTGCTGCTGCAATGCTGTGTGATAATATTGCAGAACCTTATCGTAAACAATTATTACCTAACTTTGATGAAACGCAAAATCGTGTCAAACAACTTGGTGCTTTAGCATCTGGTATTTCAGGATCAGGACCGACAATGTTTGTCATTGCTGACAAGCTTGAAACGGCCCAGCAAATTGAATTGTTGCTGAAAAAATGCTATTTACAAAATGAGGAAGGTTTTACCCATATTTGCAAAATAGATAAACAAGGCACAAGAGTGATATAACTTTTTCTACGATAGAAAGAATGAAAGTTTCCAACGTGTTATTGTTAGGTCTACAAATGACTAACAGATAAAATAAACAATATAAGCCTTATAAGCCTTAGGATAATCGGAAAATATTATGAAATTGTACAATTTAAAAGATCATTCACAGCAAGTTAGCTTTGCACAAGCGGTACAACAAGGATTAGGAAGAGGACAAGGTCTATTTTTTCCTCAAAATTTACCAAAATTTTCGCTAAATGAAATAGATACATTATTAGAACTGGATTTTGTCAGTCGTAGTGCCAAGATTTTATCCTCCTATATTGGTGAAGAAATTGGTGATGATGATATGCATAGATTGGTGAAAAATGCGTTTCAGTTTCCTGCTCCTGTCAAATCAGTGGAAGAGGATGTAGGTTCATTAGAATTATACCATGGCCCAACATTAGCCTTTAAAGATTTTGGTGGTCGCTTTATGGCTCAGGCTTTGGTGCAAGTCGCTGCTGACAAAAAAATTACGATTCTAACGGCGACTTCTGGTGATACTGGTGCAGCAGTTGCCCATGCTTTTTATCATCTACCTAATATTCGAGTAGTAATTTTATATCCTGAAGGCAAAATTAGCCCCTTACAAGAAAAGCTATTTTGTACACTTGGTGATAATATTCATACTATTGCGATACAAAGTGATTTTGATGCTTGCCAAGCATTAGTTAAAAAAGCATTTGATGATGAAGAATTAAAAACTGCAATTGGCTTAAATTCAGCTAACTCTATTAACATTAGCCGATTATTAGCACAAGTTTGTTATTATTTCGAAGCATTTGCACAGTTAACTCCAGCACAACGTGAGCAATTAGTAATTTCTGTACCGAGCGGTAATTTCGGTGATTTGACAGCGGGTCTACTTGCTAAAACAATGGGGTTACCAATTAAACGTTTCATTGCTGCAACCAATGCCAATGATACAGTGCCGCGTTATTTGGAAACAGGTAAATGGGAGCCTCATGCAACGGTAGCAACGCTATCTAATGCCATGGATGTTAGCCAACCTAATAATTGGCCACGTATTGAAGAGATTTATAAAAGAGAAGGGTGGGTGCTTACATCACTTGGTCATGCTGCAATTTCTGATGAAATATGCAAACAGACTGTGCGAGAACTTGACCAAAAAGATTACCTTTCTGAACCTCATGGCGCAATTGCTTATCGTGCACTGCGTGATCAGTTACAAAAAGGAGAATACGGATTATTCTTAGGTACTGCACATCCAGCTAAATTTAAAGAAGTGGTTGAAGAAATTCTTGGTAAATCCATTACTTTACCTAAAGCCCTTAGTGAGCGTGCGAATATGATATTACTCTCTCATTACATGCCTGATGATTTTACTAAATTGCGTGATTTTTTGATCAAATTAGATTGGTAAATTGTTATTTCCGTCGTTAGTTTGGCGACGGAGTTTTTTATTCATTATTAGTATTAATCTAATTTATACGATCATTGCTTTATCTTTTTATAATTGTTCTGTTAGTGATAATTTTATGACATTAACATTAATGCTAATCTTGAATTACTATTCACATTCTTTATTTTTGAACATTATGATTGAATAAATCTTTGCATTTTTTGATTTCGCCTGTTGTTTCACTGTAAATGATTGTGATATTTTAAAATATTCAATTTTCTACCTTATTCTTTCGAGCTTATCTTATTATCCGGTCTTTACATTATGACTAAAAACGCTTCAAATTTTATACATTAATCTACGTTTTAACATGCTGGCAATGAAAATAATGATATGAATGAAAGATGTCTTTTTTATTCATATATCACAGGTTTTTAAAGAAAATCAATGAGAAATATTGGATAATTTTAATTATGCTTAAACTAAGCAAAATTATTAATTTATTAATGAAATAATCATTCATTATTGAAACCTTGTTTTAATTGATATTTTCAGCTATTGTAATGTTAATTGTGACGTTATTAGGATGATTTTATGCACTGTCCTTTTTGTAATGCTGATGATACTAAGGTGATTGATTCACGCCTTGTTGGTGAGGGTTTTCAAGTTCGTCGTCGTCGACAATGTGTAGAATGTAATGAACGTTTTACCACATTTGAAGTTGCTGAATTAATTATGCCTAATGTTATCAAAAGTAATAAAGTTCGTGAGCCGTTCAATGAAGATAAATTGCGCAATGGTATAAAACGCGCATTAGAAAAGCGCCCTGTTGCTTTTGATGCTATTGAAGATGCAATTACGCGTATAAAATCAAAAATTAGAGCAACGGGAGAACGTGAAATACCCGCTAAACTTATTGGTAATTATGTGATTGAAGAACTTAAAGATTTAGATAAAGTCGCTTATATCCGTTTTGCTTCCGTTTATTTCAGCTTCCATGATATTGAGCAGTTTAGTAACGAAATCGCTAAACTACAACAAAAATAATTACGTTATATGATTAATGATAAAGATCAATTTTATATGCAGCAAGCAATCGAGCTTGCTAAACTTGGACGCTTTACTACTCCTCCCAATCCGAATGTTGGTTGCGTTATTGTTAAAGATGATAAGATAATCGGCAAAGGTTATCATCAAAAAGCTGGGGAGCCTCACGCAGAAGTGAATGCACTAACAATGGCTAGTGATAAGGCTCAAGGAGCAACAGCTTATGTAACACTAGAGCCATGTAGTCATTTTGGTCGAACTCCTCCGTGCGCTGATGCGTTGATTAACTCAGGTATAACTCGTGTTGTTATTGCTATGCAAGACCCTAATCCAAAAGTTGCAGGTAATGGTATTAAACGGTTAAAAGGCGCTGGAATTGAAGTTATTGTTGGTGTTCTAACTGATCAAGCTGAAGCCATTAATAAAGGCTTTTTAAAATGTATGCGCACAGGCATACCCTATGTCCAACTTAAACTCGCTTCCTCGTTAGATGGAAAGATTGCTATGGCATCGGGCGAAAGTAAATGGATAACTTCAAGTGTAGCAAGACAAGATGTTCAACAATTTCGAGCTCAGGCTGGTTGTATTTTGAGTACGCGAGCAACAGTTCAAGTTGATAATGCCAGTTTAACGGTTAGATATAATGAATTACCTAATGAGATCAGAAAATTTTATTCACAAGAAAATATTCGACAACCTGTTCGCATTATCATAGACAGTAAAAATCGATTAACAGGGAATGAAAATATCTTTAGTCAATCAGCTGAAACATGGATAGTGCGAAAGGAAAATATCCCAATTACTCAATCCAACACTAAGCTGATAATTGAATCTTCAGCTCAAAATCATATAAATTTAGTTGAATTATTAAAGCAATTAGGTAAAAATCAAATTAATTCTGTTTGGGTTGAAGCAGGAGCACATCTTGCTGGTGCTTTGATTGAAGAAAATTTAGTTGATGAACTAATAATATATTATGCACCTAAACTGCTAGGTCATAATGCAAAAGATTTATGTGTATTGCCTCATCTAAGAAAATTATCTCTAGCACCCCAATTTAAATTTGAATCTGTAACAGCAATGGGCGATGATTTAAGAATTATTTTAAAAAGAAAGTAAACTTCATTCTTGATGGTAGTTCAATAACCTTATTTTGAATAACATAACGACTTGAAATAATAAAGTGATTGTTAATAAAATAGAAATAAACTCCCATGAATTCACATTATTTTTCTCATGGGATGGTTATATTAGTTTCCTTGAAGAATTGTTAATAGATCTTCTGGTTTTTTAACTGATTGAATTCGCTCTATTGTGTCTTCATCAATCACAGCTCGCGTAAGTTGTCTTAGCACATTTAAATGTTCATTATTTTTAGCTGCTATACCAACTATAACATAAGCAATGTTGTTATCTTCATCCCATCTTATACCTTGTGGATAGTAAATTACTTTTAAACCAGTTTCAATTATACTATTTCGTTTGTCTGTAGTTCCGTGTGGAATAGCAATACCATTACCTAAAAATGTTGAAATTTGTGCATCACGATCTAACATAGCTTGAGTATAATTATCTTTTACTAAACCAGCTTTAATCATATTTTCTGCTACAGTTTGAATTGCTTGTGATTTAGAATAATATCCATCAATAATTAAAATGTCATCGGCTGTTAGTTTAAAATTATTCATTTTATCTCCTTATTAATTGAACATAACAGAATATTAAATAGTAATTTATTTAGGCATTTTCGTCGTTAATTGTCGGTTTTGATGAATACGCAGTAAACCGAATAATATTGCTCCAACTAACGCGCCAGCAAAAATACAACCAACCCATTGAAATGGATTATTAACTAATGGAAGTACTAAAAAACCACCATGTGGTGCTGGTACTTGTATTTGACAAATAAATGTCAATACTGATGCGATAGCGGAAGATAACATCATGATAGGAATGACATGTAATGGATCTTTTGCTGCAAATGGAATGGCCCCTTCGGTGATATGGGTAGCCCCTAAAATATAATTTACTATCCCAGCGGCACGTTCTTCTTCAGTAAAAATCTTATCTCGAAAAATAGTTGTTGCAAAAGCAATAACAAAAGGTGGCACAATACAAGCAGCCGAAACACCAGCCATAAAGTAGAAATTACCTTCACCCAATAACATAGTAC encodes:
- a CDS encoding PTS sugar transporter subunit IIA, producing MNNFKLTADDILIIDGYYSKSQAIQTVAENMIKAGLVKDNYTQAMLDRDAQISTFLGNGIAIPHGTTDKRNSIIETGLKVIYYPQGIRWDEDNNIAYVIVGIAAKNNEHLNVLRQLTRAVIDEDTIERIQSVKKPEDLLTILQGN
- the nrdR gene encoding transcriptional regulator NrdR, which encodes MHCPFCNADDTKVIDSRLVGEGFQVRRRRQCVECNERFTTFEVAELIMPNVIKSNKVREPFNEDKLRNGIKRALEKRPVAFDAIEDAITRIKSKIRATGEREIPAKLIGNYVIEELKDLDKVAYIRFASVYFSFHDIEQFSNEIAKLQQK
- the thrB gene encoding homoserine kinase, with protein sequence MSYKSLTVYAPASMANISVGFDILGAAINPISGVMLGDLITVETATEFSLTSKGIFVKKLPSDPKYNIVYQCWQRFCEVMGKTLPVSITLEKNMPIGSGLGSSACSVVGALVALNEFYDKPFNEFEMLSMMGELEGRISGSVHYDNVAPCYLGGMQLILDEMGIISESIPHFDNWYWIMAYSGIKISTAQARAILPAQYQKADCIAHGRYVGGFIHACYTNQPKLAAAMLCDNIAEPYRKQLLPNFDETQNRVKQLGALASGISGSGPTMFVIADKLETAQQIELLLKKCYLQNEEGFTHICKIDKQGTRVI
- the ribD gene encoding bifunctional diaminohydroxyphosphoribosylaminopyrimidine deaminase/5-amino-6-(5-phosphoribosylamino)uracil reductase RibD, producing the protein MINDKDQFYMQQAIELAKLGRFTTPPNPNVGCVIVKDDKIIGKGYHQKAGEPHAEVNALTMASDKAQGATAYVTLEPCSHFGRTPPCADALINSGITRVVIAMQDPNPKVAGNGIKRLKGAGIEVIVGVLTDQAEAINKGFLKCMRTGIPYVQLKLASSLDGKIAMASGESKWITSSVARQDVQQFRAQAGCILSTRATVQVDNASLTVRYNELPNEIRKFYSQENIRQPVRIIIDSKNRLTGNENIFSQSAETWIVRKENIPITQSNTKLIIESSAQNHINLVELLKQLGKNQINSVWVEAGAHLAGALIEENLVDELIIYYAPKLLGHNAKDLCVLPHLRKLSLAPQFKFESVTAMGDDLRIILKRK
- the thrA gene encoding bifunctional aspartate kinase/homoserine dehydrogenase I, which codes for MKVLKFGGTSVANAERFLRVAEIIENNAKQEQTATVLSAPAKITNHLVAMVEKTVAGQDIKNNIYDAEKIFADLLAGLAKAQRNFSYEEMQRFALNELNQIKQLLEGIRLLGQCPDSINASIICRGEKLSITIMQELLKAKGHTITLIDPVTMLIAQGSYLESTVDIPESSHRIAQLCIPQQNIILMPGFTAGNEKGELVVLGRNGSDYSAAVLAACLKANSCEIWTDVDGVYTCDPRIVPDAKLLKTMSYQEAMELSYFGAKVLHPRTILPIAQFQIPCLIKNTNNPDAQGTLIGANVVDSTTPVKGITNLNNMAMINVSGPGLKGMVGMSARVFSAMSYAGISVVLITQSSSEYSISFCVPQSELFRAKEALSDEFFLELKDGLLEPIEIIERLAIISVVGDGMRTLRGLSANFFTALARANINIVAIAQGSSERSISVVVDNDVAVMGVRVAHQMLFGTDKMLDVFIIGVGGVGGALVDQIGRQQKWLKNKQIDLRVCGLFNSKHSVLDRDGIILDNWREQIKQSETKYTLDSIIEFAKNNRLLNPILVDCTSSSEVSDKYADFLANGFHVVTPNKKANTSSMAYYLRLRQEAEKSKRKFLYDTNVGAGLPVIENLQNLLNAGDDLIKFSGILSGSLSFIFGKLDEGMSLSEATKLAKEKGFTEPDPRDDLSGTDVARKLLILAREAGLQLELDQINVESVLPTEYSQGNIDEFMIKLPQLDSEFKTKSEQASKKGKVLRYVGSIENNQCSVRIEAVDSEDPLYKVKNGENALAFYTRYYQPIPLVLRGYGAGNEVTAAGVFADILRTTSGKIGG
- the thrC gene encoding threonine synthase yields the protein MKLYNLKDHSQQVSFAQAVQQGLGRGQGLFFPQNLPKFSLNEIDTLLELDFVSRSAKILSSYIGEEIGDDDMHRLVKNAFQFPAPVKSVEEDVGSLELYHGPTLAFKDFGGRFMAQALVQVAADKKITILTATSGDTGAAVAHAFYHLPNIRVVILYPEGKISPLQEKLFCTLGDNIHTIAIQSDFDACQALVKKAFDDEELKTAIGLNSANSINISRLLAQVCYYFEAFAQLTPAQREQLVISVPSGNFGDLTAGLLAKTMGLPIKRFIAATNANDTVPRYLETGKWEPHATVATLSNAMDVSQPNNWPRIEEIYKREGWVLTSLGHAAISDEICKQTVRELDQKDYLSEPHGAIAYRALRDQLQKGEYGLFLGTAHPAKFKEVVEEILGKSITLPKALSERANMILLSHYMPDDFTKLRDFLIKLDW